One region of Trichosurus vulpecula isolate mTriVul1 chromosome 1, mTriVul1.pri, whole genome shotgun sequence genomic DNA includes:
- the KEAP1 gene encoding kelch-like ECH-associated protein 1 yields the protein MKPVSGHSRGVPCAHSLPLLSTRPGGAGYAVMYATECKAEVTPSQHGNRTFSYTLEDHTKQAFGIMNELRLSQQLCDVTLQVKYEDQPAAQFMAHKVVLASSSPVFKAMFTNGLREQGMEVVSIEGIHPKVMERLIEFAYTASISMGEKCVLHLMNGAVMYQIDSVVRACSDFLVQQLDPSNAIGIANFAEQIGCAELHQRAREYIYMHFGEVAKQEEFFNLSHCQLVTLISRDDLNVRCESEVFHACINWIKYDCEHRRFYVQALLRAVRCHSLTPHFLQMQLQKCEILQSDSRCKDYLVKIFQDLTLHKPTQVMPCRAPKVGQLIYTAGGYFRQSLSYLEAYNPCDGTWLRLADLQVPRSGLAGCVVGGLLYAVGGRNNSPDGNTDSNALDCYNPMTNQWSPCAPMSVPRNRIGVGVIDGLIYAVGGSHGCIHHNSVERYEPERDEWHLVAPMLTQRIGVGVAVLNRLLYAVGGFDGTNRLNSAECYYPERNEWRMITPMNTIRSGAGVCALNNCIYATGGYDGTDQLNTMERYDVETETWTFVAPMKHRRSALGVTVHQGKIYVLGGYDGHTFLDSVECYDPATDTWSEVTHMTSGRSGVGVAVTMEPCRKQIDQQNCTC from the exons ATGAAGCCAGTGTCTGGGCATAGCAGGGGTGTTCCCTGTGcccattctctccccctcctgtcCACACGCCCTGGGGGGGCTGGCTATGCGGTGATGTATGCCACGGAGTGCAAGGCGGAGGTGACACCCTCCCAACATGGCAACCGGACCTTCAGCTATACCTTAGAGGACCACACCAAACAGGCCTTTGGCATCATGAATGAGCTACGGCTAAGCCAGCAGCTATGTGATGTGACCCTGCAGGTCAAATATGAGGATCAGCCTGCTGCCCAATTTATGGCTCACAAGGTAGTACTCGCCTCCTCCAGCCCAGTTTTCAAGGCCATGTTCACCAACGGGTTGCGGGAACAGGGCATGGAAGTGGTCTCTATTGAGGGCATCCACCCCAAGGTGATGGAACGACTCATAGAGTTTGCCTACACCGCCTCCATCTCCATGGGGGAGAAATGTGTGCTGCATTTGATGAATGGGGCTGTCATGTACCAGATTGACAGTGTAGTGCGGGCCTGCAGTGACTTTTTGGTGCAGCAGCTGGACCCCAGCAATGCCATTGGCATTGCCAACTTTGCTGAGCAAATTGGCTGTGCAGAGCTCCATCAGCGTGCCCGGGAGTACATCTATATGCACTTTGGGGAG GTAGCAAAGCAGGAGGAATTCTTTAACCTGTCCCACTGCCAGCTGGTCACACTCATCAGTCGGGATGATCTCAATGTGCGTTGTGAGTCCGAGGTCTTCCACGCCTGCATCAATTGGATCAAATATGACTGCGAGCACCGCCGCTTCTACGTTCAGGCCCTTCTGCGCGCGGTCCGTTGCCATTCCCTCACTCCCCACTTCCTGCAAATGCAGCTGCAGAAATGTGAGATCCTCCAGTCAGATTCACGTTGTAAGGACTACCTGGTTAAGATCTTTCAGGACCTCACCCTGCACAAGCccacccaggtgatgccctgccGGGCACCCAAGGTGGGTCAGCTCATCTACACAGCAGGAGGCTACTTCCGCCAATCACTGAGCTACCTGGAGGCCTACAACCCTTGTGATGGCACTTGGCTCCGCCTTGCAGACCTACAGGTGCCCCGAAGTGGCCTAGCGGGCTGTGTGGTGGGTGGCCTGCTGTATGCTGTGGGGGGAAGGAACAATTCCCCGGATGGCAACACAGACTCCAATGCCCTTGACTGCTACAATCCTATGACTAATCAGTGGTCCCCCTGTGCACCCATGAGTGTGCCCCGGAATCGTATTGGTGTTGGTGTCATCGATGGCCTCATCTATGCGGTTGGGGGCTCCCATGGCTGCATTCACCACAATAGTGTGGAGAG GTACGAGCCAGAACGGGATGAATGGCACTTAGTAGCACCCATGCTGACACAAAGGATTGGGGTGGGAGTGGCTGTCCTGAATCGCCTACTCTATGCAGTTGGTGGCTTTGATGGGACAAACCGCCTCAATTCTGCTGAGTGCTACTACCCAGAGAGGAATGAGTGGCGGATGATCACGCCTATGAACACCATCCGAAGTGGGGCAG GGGTCTGTGCTCTGAACAACTGCATCTATGCCACAGGAGGCTATGATGGCACCGACCAGTTAAACACTATGGAAAGATATGATGTGGAAACAGAGACCTGGACTTTTGTGGCCCCCATGAAACATCGACGGAGTGCACTTGGAGTCACCGTGCATCAGGGAAAAATCTATGTCCTTG GTGGTTATGATGGACACACATTTCTGGACAGTGTGGAATGCTATGACCCAGCCACAGACACATGGAGTGAGGTGACACACATGACCTCTGGCCgcagtggggtgggggtagcTGTAACTATGGAGCCTTGTCGAAAGCAGATTGACCAACAGAACTGCACCTGTTAA
- the PDE4A gene encoding cAMP-specific 3',5'-cyclic phosphodiesterase 4A isoform X3: protein MGNQPAVCKATLSEETYQQLARETLEELDWCLDQLETMQTYRSVSEMASHKFKRMLNRELTHLSEMSRSGNQVSEYISTTFLDKQADVEIPSPTPKEQEKQLQQRPQRQPMSQISGVKKLTHSSSLSNSGIPRFGVKTDQEELLGKELENLNKWGLNIFQVAEFSNGRSLGCIMYTIFQERDLLKTFKIPVDTLVTYMLTLEDHYHADVAYHNSLHAADVLQSTHVLLATPALDAVFTDLEILAALFAAAIHDVDHPGVSNQFLINTNSELALMYNDESVLENHHLAVGFKLLQEENCDIFQNLNKRQRQSLRRMVIDMVLATDMSKHMSLLADLKTMVETKKVTSSGVLLLDNYTDRIQVLRNMVHCADLSNPTKPLALYRQWTDRIMEEFFRQGDKERERGMEISPMCDKHTASVEKSQVGFIDYIVHPLWETWADLVHPDAQEILDMLEDNRDWYHSAIPQSPSPPPEEPPGQGQDKFQFELICEEDTAATKTVMQLEEEDEPAPEVGRVGPSHGPKKGSLPAPPSTRPLSPTRASVIQQSYQRPDTVEEEQQPKASTAAKEAQQPSLVSPQELEKDEEVTEAEASQQDEEETLEEVQALASLGDPGCPS, encoded by the exons ATGGGCAATCAGCCAGCAGTATGCAAGGCCACACTCTCAG AGGAGACGTACCAGCAGCTGGCCCGGGAGACCCTGGAGGAGCTGGACTGGTGTCTGGACCAGTTAGAGACAATGCAGACATACCGGTCAGTAAGCGAGATGGCCTCCCACAAG TTCAAGAGGATGTTGAACCGTGAGCTGACACACCTATCGGAAATGAGCCGGTCTGGGAACCAGGTCTCGGAATACATCTCCACCACCTTCCTGG ACAAGCAGGCTGATGTAGAGATACCATCCCCTACACCCAAGGAGCAGGAGAAGCAGCTTCAGCAACGGCCGCAGAGGCAACCCATGTCCCAGATCAGTGGGGTCAAAAAGCTCACACATAGTTCCAGTCTCAGCAACTCTGGTATCCCCCGATTTGGGGTCAAGACTGACCAGGAGGAGCTGTTGGGCAAG GAGCTGGAAAACCTGAACAAGTGGGGCCTTAACATCTTCCAAGTAGCTGAGTTCTCCAATGGCCGATCACTAGGATGTATTATGTATACCATATTCCAG GAGAGGGACTTGCTGAAGACCTTCAAGATCCCAGTGGATACACTGGTGACCTACATGCTGACTCTGGAGGACCACTACCATGCTGATGTGGCCTATCACAACAGCCTGCATGCTGCTGACGTTCTGCAGTCCACCCATGTACTTCTGGCCACACCAGCACTCGAC GCTGTGTTCACAGACCTGGAAATCCTAGCTGCTTTGTTCGCTGCCGCCATCCATGATGTAGACCACCCAGGGGTCTCCAACCAGTTCCTCATCAATACCA actcagaactagctctgatgTACAATGATGAGTCTGTGCTGGAGAATCACCACCTGGCCGTGGGCTTCAAGCTGTTGCAGGAGGAGAATTGTGACATCTTCCAGAACCTCAacaagaggcagaggcagagtctTCGAAGGATGGTCATTGACATG GTGCTGGCCACAGATATGTCCAAACACATGAGCCTTCTGGCTGACCTCAAGACCATGGTGGAAACCAAGAAAGTGACAAGCTCAGGGGTCCTGCTGTTGGACAATTATACGGACCGGATCCAG GTCCTTCGGAACATGGTGCATTGTGCTGACCTCAGCAACCCGACAAAGCCACTGGCACTGTACAGGCAATGGACTGACCGCATCATGGAAGAGTTCTTCCGCCAGGGAGACAAAGAGCGGGAGAGAGGCATGGAGATTAGCCCTATGTGTGACAAGCACACGGCATCTGTGGAGAAATCACAG GTGGGCTTCATTGACTACATCGTGCATCCACTGTGGGAGACATGGGCAGACCTCGTTCACCCTGACGCTCAGGAGATTCTGGACATGCTGGAGGATAATCGGGACTGGTACCATAGTGCTATCCCACAGAGCCCCTCACCACCCCCTGAAGAGCCACCTGGCCAGGGCCAGGACAAGTTCCAATTTGAATTGATCTGTGAGGAGGACACAGCAGCCACAAAGACAGTCATGCAATTGGAGGAAGAGGACGAGCCAGCCCCCGAGGTGGGGCGGGTAGGTCCAAGCCATGGCCCCAAGAAGGGCAGCCTGCCCGCCCCACCTTCCACAAGGCCCCTAAGTCCAACCAGAGCTTCAGTCATTCAACAGAGCTATCAAAGACCAGACACAGTGGAAGAGGAACAGCAACCAAAGGCATCTACAGCAGCCAAAGAGGCGCAGCAACCATCGCTAGTGTCGCCTCAGGAGCTGGAGAAAGACGAGGAAGTAACAGAAGCGGAAGCCTCCCAGCAAGACGAGGAAGAAACACTGGAGGAGGTCCAAGCCTTAGCCAGCCTAGGGGACCCTGGATGTCCATCCTGA
- the PDE4A gene encoding cAMP-specific 3',5'-cyclic phosphodiesterase 4A isoform X1: MARGPNLGRIPKLLLSGPVLRQESETEDEAFLPESSPGRPPRLRPTPPHSPVFFSTNSPTFRKRLQPSQRPRDSHRQTRVRFEVENGPSPSPGRSPLDSQASPGLVLPPSAPQSQRRESFLYRSDSDYDMSPKTMSRNSSIASEVHEDLIVTPFAQVLASLRSVRSNFSLLANVPATVGNKKSPMGNQPAVCKATLSEETYQQLARETLEELDWCLDQLETMQTYRSVSEMASHKFKRMLNRELTHLSEMSRSGNQVSEYISTTFLDKQADVEIPSPTPKEQEKQLQQRPQRQPMSQISGVKKLTHSSSLSNSGIPRFGVKTDQEELLGKELENLNKWGLNIFQVAEFSNGRSLGCIMYTIFQERDLLKTFKIPVDTLVTYMLTLEDHYHADVAYHNSLHAADVLQSTHVLLATPALDAVFTDLEILAALFAAAIHDVDHPGVSNQFLINTNSELALMYNDESVLENHHLAVGFKLLQEENCDIFQNLNKRQRQSLRRMVIDMVLATDMSKHMSLLADLKTMVETKKVTSSGVLLLDNYTDRIQVLRNMVHCADLSNPTKPLALYRQWTDRIMEEFFRQGDKERERGMEISPMCDKHTASVEKSQVGFIDYIVHPLWETWADLVHPDAQEILDMLEDNRDWYHSAIPQSPSPPPEEPPGQGQDKFQFELICEEDTAATKTVMQLEEEDEPAPEVGRVGPSHGPKKGSLPAPPSTRPLSPTRASVIQQSYQRPDTVEEEQQPKASTAAKEAQQPSLVSPQELEKDEEVTEAEASQQDEEETLEEVQALASLGDPGCPS, from the exons CTTTGAGGTGGAGAATGGGCCTTCACCATCCCCAGGACGCAGCCCTTTGGACTCGCAGGCGAGCCCAGGGCTGGTGCTGCCCCCCAGCGCCCCCCAGAGCCAGCGCCGTGAGTCTTTCCTGTACCGTTCCGACAGTGACTATGACATGTCACCCAAGACCATGTCCCGAAACTCTTCCATTGCCAGTGAAGT ACATGAAGACTTGATTGTGACACCCTTCGCTCAG GTGCTGGCAAGTTTAAGAAGTGTCCGAAGCAACTTCTCGCTTCTGGCCAATGTTCCAGCCACTGTTGGCAACAA GAAGTCCCCAATGGGCAATCAGCCAGCAGTATGCAAGGCCACACTCTCAG AGGAGACGTACCAGCAGCTGGCCCGGGAGACCCTGGAGGAGCTGGACTGGTGTCTGGACCAGTTAGAGACAATGCAGACATACCGGTCAGTAAGCGAGATGGCCTCCCACAAG TTCAAGAGGATGTTGAACCGTGAGCTGACACACCTATCGGAAATGAGCCGGTCTGGGAACCAGGTCTCGGAATACATCTCCACCACCTTCCTGG ACAAGCAGGCTGATGTAGAGATACCATCCCCTACACCCAAGGAGCAGGAGAAGCAGCTTCAGCAACGGCCGCAGAGGCAACCCATGTCCCAGATCAGTGGGGTCAAAAAGCTCACACATAGTTCCAGTCTCAGCAACTCTGGTATCCCCCGATTTGGGGTCAAGACTGACCAGGAGGAGCTGTTGGGCAAG GAGCTGGAAAACCTGAACAAGTGGGGCCTTAACATCTTCCAAGTAGCTGAGTTCTCCAATGGCCGATCACTAGGATGTATTATGTATACCATATTCCAG GAGAGGGACTTGCTGAAGACCTTCAAGATCCCAGTGGATACACTGGTGACCTACATGCTGACTCTGGAGGACCACTACCATGCTGATGTGGCCTATCACAACAGCCTGCATGCTGCTGACGTTCTGCAGTCCACCCATGTACTTCTGGCCACACCAGCACTCGAC GCTGTGTTCACAGACCTGGAAATCCTAGCTGCTTTGTTCGCTGCCGCCATCCATGATGTAGACCACCCAGGGGTCTCCAACCAGTTCCTCATCAATACCA actcagaactagctctgatgTACAATGATGAGTCTGTGCTGGAGAATCACCACCTGGCCGTGGGCTTCAAGCTGTTGCAGGAGGAGAATTGTGACATCTTCCAGAACCTCAacaagaggcagaggcagagtctTCGAAGGATGGTCATTGACATG GTGCTGGCCACAGATATGTCCAAACACATGAGCCTTCTGGCTGACCTCAAGACCATGGTGGAAACCAAGAAAGTGACAAGCTCAGGGGTCCTGCTGTTGGACAATTATACGGACCGGATCCAG GTCCTTCGGAACATGGTGCATTGTGCTGACCTCAGCAACCCGACAAAGCCACTGGCACTGTACAGGCAATGGACTGACCGCATCATGGAAGAGTTCTTCCGCCAGGGAGACAAAGAGCGGGAGAGAGGCATGGAGATTAGCCCTATGTGTGACAAGCACACGGCATCTGTGGAGAAATCACAG GTGGGCTTCATTGACTACATCGTGCATCCACTGTGGGAGACATGGGCAGACCTCGTTCACCCTGACGCTCAGGAGATTCTGGACATGCTGGAGGATAATCGGGACTGGTACCATAGTGCTATCCCACAGAGCCCCTCACCACCCCCTGAAGAGCCACCTGGCCAGGGCCAGGACAAGTTCCAATTTGAATTGATCTGTGAGGAGGACACAGCAGCCACAAAGACAGTCATGCAATTGGAGGAAGAGGACGAGCCAGCCCCCGAGGTGGGGCGGGTAGGTCCAAGCCATGGCCCCAAGAAGGGCAGCCTGCCCGCCCCACCTTCCACAAGGCCCCTAAGTCCAACCAGAGCTTCAGTCATTCAACAGAGCTATCAAAGACCAGACACAGTGGAAGAGGAACAGCAACCAAAGGCATCTACAGCAGCCAAAGAGGCGCAGCAACCATCGCTAGTGTCGCCTCAGGAGCTGGAGAAAGACGAGGAAGTAACAGAAGCGGAAGCCTCCCAGCAAGACGAGGAAGAAACACTGGAGGAGGTCCAAGCCTTAGCCAGCCTAGGGGACCCTGGATGTCCATCCTGA
- the PDE4A gene encoding cAMP-specific 3',5'-cyclic phosphodiesterase 4A isoform X2, with product MEPKAPTPIPLPPLLPPPSSARINSSHYYNFLPGHEASQSNCGLQRLTLLSPSQFLPFLTTNYQVSRPLGPASIQAPNLNTNPNPGHLALPRPTTSRRAPCVFCGFQPLNSHRDEWFRDSLHMYKQADVEIPSPTPKEQEKQLQQRPQRQPMSQISGVKKLTHSSSLSNSGIPRFGVKTDQEELLGKELENLNKWGLNIFQVAEFSNGRSLGCIMYTIFQERDLLKTFKIPVDTLVTYMLTLEDHYHADVAYHNSLHAADVLQSTHVLLATPALDAVFTDLEILAALFAAAIHDVDHPGVSNQFLINTNSELALMYNDESVLENHHLAVGFKLLQEENCDIFQNLNKRQRQSLRRMVIDMVLATDMSKHMSLLADLKTMVETKKVTSSGVLLLDNYTDRIQVLRNMVHCADLSNPTKPLALYRQWTDRIMEEFFRQGDKERERGMEISPMCDKHTASVEKSQVGFIDYIVHPLWETWADLVHPDAQEILDMLEDNRDWYHSAIPQSPSPPPEEPPGQGQDKFQFELICEEDTAATKTVMQLEEEDEPAPEVGRVGPSHGPKKGSLPAPPSTRPLSPTRASVIQQSYQRPDTVEEEQQPKASTAAKEAQQPSLVSPQELEKDEEVTEAEASQQDEEETLEEVQALASLGDPGCPS from the exons ATGGAGCCCAAGGCCCCAACAcccatccccctccctcctctgctgCCTCCACCTTCCAGCGCCCGGATTAACTCAAGCCACTACTACAACTTCCTGCCAGGCCATGAAGCCTCCCAGTCCAACTGTGGCCTTCAGCGCCTTACTCTGTTGTCCCCATCCCAATTCCTGCCCTTTCTGACTACCAACTACCAGGTCTCCAGGCCCCTTGGCCCAGCCTCTATCCAAGCCCCCAACCTAAACACCAACCCCAACCCTGGTCATCTGGCCCTACCCAGACCCACAACCTCACGGAGAGCTCCCTGTGTCTTCTGTGGTTTCCAGCCATTGAATAGCCATCGAGATGAATGGTTCCGTGACAGCCTTCACATGT ACAAGCAGGCTGATGTAGAGATACCATCCCCTACACCCAAGGAGCAGGAGAAGCAGCTTCAGCAACGGCCGCAGAGGCAACCCATGTCCCAGATCAGTGGGGTCAAAAAGCTCACACATAGTTCCAGTCTCAGCAACTCTGGTATCCCCCGATTTGGGGTCAAGACTGACCAGGAGGAGCTGTTGGGCAAG GAGCTGGAAAACCTGAACAAGTGGGGCCTTAACATCTTCCAAGTAGCTGAGTTCTCCAATGGCCGATCACTAGGATGTATTATGTATACCATATTCCAG GAGAGGGACTTGCTGAAGACCTTCAAGATCCCAGTGGATACACTGGTGACCTACATGCTGACTCTGGAGGACCACTACCATGCTGATGTGGCCTATCACAACAGCCTGCATGCTGCTGACGTTCTGCAGTCCACCCATGTACTTCTGGCCACACCAGCACTCGAC GCTGTGTTCACAGACCTGGAAATCCTAGCTGCTTTGTTCGCTGCCGCCATCCATGATGTAGACCACCCAGGGGTCTCCAACCAGTTCCTCATCAATACCA actcagaactagctctgatgTACAATGATGAGTCTGTGCTGGAGAATCACCACCTGGCCGTGGGCTTCAAGCTGTTGCAGGAGGAGAATTGTGACATCTTCCAGAACCTCAacaagaggcagaggcagagtctTCGAAGGATGGTCATTGACATG GTGCTGGCCACAGATATGTCCAAACACATGAGCCTTCTGGCTGACCTCAAGACCATGGTGGAAACCAAGAAAGTGACAAGCTCAGGGGTCCTGCTGTTGGACAATTATACGGACCGGATCCAG GTCCTTCGGAACATGGTGCATTGTGCTGACCTCAGCAACCCGACAAAGCCACTGGCACTGTACAGGCAATGGACTGACCGCATCATGGAAGAGTTCTTCCGCCAGGGAGACAAAGAGCGGGAGAGAGGCATGGAGATTAGCCCTATGTGTGACAAGCACACGGCATCTGTGGAGAAATCACAG GTGGGCTTCATTGACTACATCGTGCATCCACTGTGGGAGACATGGGCAGACCTCGTTCACCCTGACGCTCAGGAGATTCTGGACATGCTGGAGGATAATCGGGACTGGTACCATAGTGCTATCCCACAGAGCCCCTCACCACCCCCTGAAGAGCCACCTGGCCAGGGCCAGGACAAGTTCCAATTTGAATTGATCTGTGAGGAGGACACAGCAGCCACAAAGACAGTCATGCAATTGGAGGAAGAGGACGAGCCAGCCCCCGAGGTGGGGCGGGTAGGTCCAAGCCATGGCCCCAAGAAGGGCAGCCTGCCCGCCCCACCTTCCACAAGGCCCCTAAGTCCAACCAGAGCTTCAGTCATTCAACAGAGCTATCAAAGACCAGACACAGTGGAAGAGGAACAGCAACCAAAGGCATCTACAGCAGCCAAAGAGGCGCAGCAACCATCGCTAGTGTCGCCTCAGGAGCTGGAGAAAGACGAGGAAGTAACAGAAGCGGAAGCCTCCCAGCAAGACGAGGAAGAAACACTGGAGGAGGTCCAAGCCTTAGCCAGCCTAGGGGACCCTGGATGTCCATCCTGA
- the PDE4A gene encoding cAMP-specific 3',5'-cyclic phosphodiesterase 4A isoform X4, which yields MSPKTMSRNSSIASEVHEDLIVTPFAQVLASLRSVRSNFSLLANVPATVGNKKSPMGNQPAVCKATLSEETYQQLARETLEELDWCLDQLETMQTYRSVSEMASHKFKRMLNRELTHLSEMSRSGNQVSEYISTTFLDKQADVEIPSPTPKEQEKQLQQRPQRQPMSQISGVKKLTHSSSLSNSGIPRFGVKTDQEELLGKELENLNKWGLNIFQVAEFSNGRSLGCIMYTIFQERDLLKTFKIPVDTLVTYMLTLEDHYHADVAYHNSLHAADVLQSTHVLLATPALDAVFTDLEILAALFAAAIHDVDHPGVSNQFLINTNSELALMYNDESVLENHHLAVGFKLLQEENCDIFQNLNKRQRQSLRRMVIDMVLATDMSKHMSLLADLKTMVETKKVTSSGVLLLDNYTDRIQVLRNMVHCADLSNPTKPLALYRQWTDRIMEEFFRQGDKERERGMEISPMCDKHTASVEKSQVGFIDYIVHPLWETWADLVHPDAQEILDMLEDNRDWYHSAIPQSPSPPPEEPPGQGQDKFQFELICEEDTAATKTVMQLEEEDEPAPEVGRVGPSHGPKKGSLPAPPSTRPLSPTRASVIQQSYQRPDTVEEEQQPKASTAAKEAQQPSLVSPQELEKDEEVTEAEASQQDEEETLEEVQALASLGDPGCPS from the exons ATGTCACCCAAGACCATGTCCCGAAACTCTTCCATTGCCAGTGAAGT ACATGAAGACTTGATTGTGACACCCTTCGCTCAG GTGCTGGCAAGTTTAAGAAGTGTCCGAAGCAACTTCTCGCTTCTGGCCAATGTTCCAGCCACTGTTGGCAACAA GAAGTCCCCAATGGGCAATCAGCCAGCAGTATGCAAGGCCACACTCTCAG AGGAGACGTACCAGCAGCTGGCCCGGGAGACCCTGGAGGAGCTGGACTGGTGTCTGGACCAGTTAGAGACAATGCAGACATACCGGTCAGTAAGCGAGATGGCCTCCCACAAG TTCAAGAGGATGTTGAACCGTGAGCTGACACACCTATCGGAAATGAGCCGGTCTGGGAACCAGGTCTCGGAATACATCTCCACCACCTTCCTGG ACAAGCAGGCTGATGTAGAGATACCATCCCCTACACCCAAGGAGCAGGAGAAGCAGCTTCAGCAACGGCCGCAGAGGCAACCCATGTCCCAGATCAGTGGGGTCAAAAAGCTCACACATAGTTCCAGTCTCAGCAACTCTGGTATCCCCCGATTTGGGGTCAAGACTGACCAGGAGGAGCTGTTGGGCAAG GAGCTGGAAAACCTGAACAAGTGGGGCCTTAACATCTTCCAAGTAGCTGAGTTCTCCAATGGCCGATCACTAGGATGTATTATGTATACCATATTCCAG GAGAGGGACTTGCTGAAGACCTTCAAGATCCCAGTGGATACACTGGTGACCTACATGCTGACTCTGGAGGACCACTACCATGCTGATGTGGCCTATCACAACAGCCTGCATGCTGCTGACGTTCTGCAGTCCACCCATGTACTTCTGGCCACACCAGCACTCGAC GCTGTGTTCACAGACCTGGAAATCCTAGCTGCTTTGTTCGCTGCCGCCATCCATGATGTAGACCACCCAGGGGTCTCCAACCAGTTCCTCATCAATACCA actcagaactagctctgatgTACAATGATGAGTCTGTGCTGGAGAATCACCACCTGGCCGTGGGCTTCAAGCTGTTGCAGGAGGAGAATTGTGACATCTTCCAGAACCTCAacaagaggcagaggcagagtctTCGAAGGATGGTCATTGACATG GTGCTGGCCACAGATATGTCCAAACACATGAGCCTTCTGGCTGACCTCAAGACCATGGTGGAAACCAAGAAAGTGACAAGCTCAGGGGTCCTGCTGTTGGACAATTATACGGACCGGATCCAG GTCCTTCGGAACATGGTGCATTGTGCTGACCTCAGCAACCCGACAAAGCCACTGGCACTGTACAGGCAATGGACTGACCGCATCATGGAAGAGTTCTTCCGCCAGGGAGACAAAGAGCGGGAGAGAGGCATGGAGATTAGCCCTATGTGTGACAAGCACACGGCATCTGTGGAGAAATCACAG GTGGGCTTCATTGACTACATCGTGCATCCACTGTGGGAGACATGGGCAGACCTCGTTCACCCTGACGCTCAGGAGATTCTGGACATGCTGGAGGATAATCGGGACTGGTACCATAGTGCTATCCCACAGAGCCCCTCACCACCCCCTGAAGAGCCACCTGGCCAGGGCCAGGACAAGTTCCAATTTGAATTGATCTGTGAGGAGGACACAGCAGCCACAAAGACAGTCATGCAATTGGAGGAAGAGGACGAGCCAGCCCCCGAGGTGGGGCGGGTAGGTCCAAGCCATGGCCCCAAGAAGGGCAGCCTGCCCGCCCCACCTTCCACAAGGCCCCTAAGTCCAACCAGAGCTTCAGTCATTCAACAGAGCTATCAAAGACCAGACACAGTGGAAGAGGAACAGCAACCAAAGGCATCTACAGCAGCCAAAGAGGCGCAGCAACCATCGCTAGTGTCGCCTCAGGAGCTGGAGAAAGACGAGGAAGTAACAGAAGCGGAAGCCTCCCAGCAAGACGAGGAAGAAACACTGGAGGAGGTCCAAGCCTTAGCCAGCCTAGGGGACCCTGGATGTCCATCCTGA